The nucleotide window TCGAAAACGACATGCTGCCCGAAGCGCCGGTGGCCTCGCCCAAGCGCAGCGGCGGCATCGGCCTGCAGAACATCCGCCAGCGCCTGGAGCTGTACTATCCCGGCGCCCACGAGCTGCGCCTCACCGAGCAAAACGGCCGCTACCGCGCCGAGCTGACGCTGCACCTCTGAGACGCTGAGGCTGGACTTGCCTTTGCAAAGCCGTGAAGGACTTCGGAAGGCACGACCAACAACGTACGGCTACTGCGCCCGAACCGCTACCTTGCGCTATGCTCTTTTATACCGTGATGAAGCCCCTGGTGCAGGTGGCGCTTCGTGTCTTTTTCCGCCAGCTCGAAGTCCGGAACCCCAAGCGGCTGCAGGTGCCGGGGCCGCTGCTGATTGTGGGCAACCACCCCAACACGCTCATGGACCCGCTGGTGGTGGCCGTAAACCGGCGCGACCCTATTGCCTTTCTGGCCAAGAGCACGTTTTTCCAGAACCCCATCCTGAAGGCTATTATGGAGTCGGGCAACTCCATCCCGATTTACCGGCGGCAGGACGTGGAAACCGGGGCCGAAAAGCTTACGCCTGAGCAGTTGGCCGCCCAGAACGAGGCCATCTTCGGGCGCTGCTACGACTACTTCGACCGGCGCGGCACCATTATGATTTTCCCGGAGGGCACCAGTGTGCAGGAGCGGCGCCTGCGCCCCCTCAAAACCGGGGCGGCCCGCATTGCCCTGGGCGCCGAGGCCCGCCGCAACTTTCAGATGGGCTTGCAGATTCTGCCGCTGGGCATCAACTACTTCGACCCGCAGCGGTTTCGCTCCGATGCCTTCCTGAACCCGGGCCCCACCATTCGGGTGGCCGACTACGCTGACCTGTACCGCCAGGACCCGGAAGCCGCTGCCGATGCCCTTACCGAGGAAATCCGCCAGCGGCTGGAAGTGCGCCTCGTCATCACCCGCGACGCGGCCGAGGACGAGCTCAGCCAGCAGGTGGAGCGCACCTTCGGCTCCCACCTCAACCCCGACGACGACCCCACCACCCTCTACGACAACTTCCAGCTTAGCCGCACTGTGCAGCAGGGCATCCTGTACTTCGAGCAGCACGCCCCCGCACGGCTGGCGGAAGTGCGCGAGCAGCTCTCGGCCTACCTCTCCGAGCTGCGCCAGCTGGGTTTGACGGACGAGGCCCTGGAGTCGGGACGGCAGCGGCCGGGCACCCGCCTGTCGCGGGCTGCCAAGGCCACGCTGCGGCTGGTGCTGGGCTTCCCGGTGTACCTGTACGGGGCCATCAACAACTACCTACCCTACAAGCTGCCGTCAATGGTAGCCCGGCGCGCCACCAAGGATGCGGAGTTTGTGGCGCCCATTATGCTAGTGACGGGCATGCTGACCTTCAGCCTGGCCTACGTGCTGCAGACGATGCTGGTGCATCACTTCACCCAAGACTGGCGCTGGACTACGCTCTACGCCCTGAGCCTAGCGCCTACTGGCTTTT belongs to Hymenobacter sp. J193 and includes:
- a CDS encoding lysophospholipid acyltransferase family protein; amino-acid sequence: MLFYTVMKPLVQVALRVFFRQLEVRNPKRLQVPGPLLIVGNHPNTLMDPLVVAVNRRDPIAFLAKSTFFQNPILKAIMESGNSIPIYRRQDVETGAEKLTPEQLAAQNEAIFGRCYDYFDRRGTIMIFPEGTSVQERRLRPLKTGAARIALGAEARRNFQMGLQILPLGINYFDPQRFRSDAFLNPGPTIRVADYADLYRQDPEAAADALTEEIRQRLEVRLVITRDAAEDELSQQVERTFGSHLNPDDDPTTLYDNFQLSRTVQQGILYFEQHAPARLAEVREQLSAYLSELRQLGLTDEALESGRQRPGTRLSRAAKATLRLVLGFPVYLYGAINNYLPYKLPSMVARRATKDAEFVAPIMLVTGMLTFSLAYVLQTMLVHHFTQDWRWTTLYALSLAPTGFYALSYWNNLETRVHRLRALRLFRREPARTAGLLRQRGHILQLLGEARAAYLAARTAQRA